The following DNA comes from Photobacterium sp. DA100.
CTCTTGGATGCCGTACCGGTTGCGGGTCATCCGTGTCGTCGGTGTATAGTGGAGAAACAGCAGGTGCCCTTTGCTGAACGGATGGAGTACCGGGAGGTAGACCTCTTTTCCTTGCCGCCACAGCCATTCGATCACAGCGGTGGTATCTAACTCGCCGTCATTGGCGAGGTATAGCGCAATATGCTGGGCACCGAGTAAATGGGTGGCCTGCTTGCAGTGCTCAAGCAAATCGCGCGCGGCTGCTGTCTGCTGAGCAGGTGTTAGCTGGCGTCTGCGTGCTCGGGTTTGCTGGCGGAGGTGTTGCCGTGTGGCTGATGCAGGTACCTCAGATCTCATAGGTCGTCCAGTGACTAAAGGTTCTGTGGGAAGCTGGGGATGAAAGTGAGCGATACGGTCTGCTCTGTTTTCATCTGGAAAGGTATGCCCCAAGGTGCCGTTGCGAATTGTGGCCCTTGAACCAGATGTTCAAGGTGGATCAGCAACATTAACCGTAGGCTTCTCGGTACGTGCCGAGCATGCTCAATAGCTAATTAAAGCTGATCCTGGGTTTTTGCTTATCGGCTCGGGGACGTTAATCCGCTGACGCACACCCCAGGGTCAATTCATTATCAACGCTTTGGCTGATATTGCAATGCCTTCTCCAATAAATCTTCCATCTCATTGATTCTATTGGATAATATTTCAGCATTGCGTTGTTGTTCTTGGCGCTCGCTATGCAGCTCGTTACAGATATTCAAACCGGTAAACATCAGCAGCTGTTCGGCGTTGGTGATTTTGGTGCGCTCGGAAAGATCTTTCAAGCGTTGGTCAAAATCGGCGGCTGCTGCACGCAGGGCGTCTTCCTGGCCTGCTGGGCAATTCACCTTGAAGGTGCGGCCATATACCTGAATTTCTACTGCCTGGTTACTCATAAATGTTTAATCTGCTCCGTGCCAGATCGTCCAATTTGGCATTCCGCTGCGAGATGCGCTAGAAGGCCAATATAGAAAAAGCCCTATCAACATGCAAGTGACCCCGTCATGCTTTAGAACGAATTGTGTCTAATTAATCAGATATTAACCAGATTGAGGTAAACATCGCCCTAAGACCGGAAATGCCGAGTGACTGCACTTTTGGATAAGTGGTAGCATACCACAAGACGATTTACACCCATGACAATAAGGTGAACCGCCCATGAGCGACGTAAAACTACCTAGCTATGAAACCCTGGAGCCAATGCTGAAAGAGCAAGGCCTGGCCGTTACCCCGTCAGAGCTGCATGGCCTGCTCTGCGGCATGATCTGCGGCGGGATGGCTGTTGACGGAGAGCAGTGGCTGGCACCGGTTTGCGATTATGCCAACCAGGGCGAAGCATTGACCGATGGTGCCAAGACGGTAGTTCGCTCGGTATTTTCTGCTGCGGCGAGTGAGCTCGGTGGTTTGACCCAAACCCTGTTCACCTCTACGGCTGCCGAGTTGGCTGAGATGGAGTTTGCGGTCGAGCTGCTGCTTCCTGCTGAAGGCAGTGAGCTGATGCTGCGTGCCGAGGCACTCAGCGAGTGGGTGACAAACTTTATTTCTGGTCTTGGTCTAATGGGCATGGACAAAAAGCAGCTGTCCGACGATGTCACGGAAGCGGTCGCCGCGCTGGAGGAAATTGCCCAGCTTGGCATCGATGAAGACGAGGATATGCAAGAACAGGCCATGCTGTTCGATAACGTTGTGGCGTATGTACCGGAATGCGTACTTACGTGCTTGGTAGGCCTGAGCCAGCGCGGCGAGGCCGAAGACGAAACAGCAGCCAAACCTACTCTCCACTAGAAGCAGGACTTTCTTAAGGGACGGATGTGAAGCAGTACGATGTCGTGATAGCCGGCGGGGCAATGGCCGGCGCAACCTTGGCAATTGCATTGGATAAACTCGGTGGCGGCAGGCTGCGGATTGCCGTCGTGGAAGCGGTGGAGCCGAAGCTGGATCGGCATCCTGGCTATGATGCGCGCAGTATCGCCCTGTCTCTGGGCTCGGCGCAGTTGCTTGACACCATTGGCTGCTGGCAGGCGCTAGCGGGTGTTGCAACGGCGATCTCCCAAATCCATGTTTCCGATCGCGGCCATGCCGGGATCGTCCACCTTGATGCCCGCGAGCAGGCGGTGGAGGCGTTGGGCTACGTGGTTGAACTGGCCGATGCCGGCCGGATCTTCCATCACAAGCTCGCCAAGCTGGATCAGGTCGATCTGTTCTGTCCGGCCCGGATCGCCGAGATCGAGCGCCACCAGCAAGGGATCGACCTGGTATTGGACAATGGCGAGCAGCTGCACAGTCGCTTGCTGGTGGCTGCTGATGGTGCCCAGTCGTCAGTATGTGACATGCTTGGGCTGGGCCGCAGCGAGCATGATTTCGCGCAGGTGGCGGTGATCGCCAATGTGACCACCGAGGAAGCCCATCAGGGGCGGGCGTTTGAACGCTTTACCCCGCAGGGGCCGGTGGCGCTGCTGCCGATGTCGGAAGGGCGCAGTTCCTTGGTATGGTGTATCCGTCCAGGTGATCAGGCCGAAGTGATGGGGTGGAATGACGAGACGTTTCTTGCCAAACTGCAGCAGGCATTCGGCTGGCGTCTTGGCCGCTTGAGCCAGACTGGCGTGCGTCATGCCTATCCGCTATCGCTGCGCCAATCCCAGCGCCTGACCTCGCACCGGGTTGCCGTGGTAGGCAATGCGGCGCAGACGCTGCATCCTATTGCCGGGCAGGGATTCAACCTTGGCCTGCGTGACGTGATGAGCCTGGCCGAGGAAGTTTGCCGTGAATGGGACCAAACCGGTGATGCCGGCCATATCCGGGTACTGAGCCGCTACCGCCAGCGTCGGGAGCCGGACCGTGAGGCAACAGTGGGCATGACGGCGGGCTTGGTTGGGGTGTTTGCCAATGACAGCATGCCTTTCGTGGCTGGCCGCAACCTTGGCCTGATGGCGATGGAATGTGTAGATGTATTGAAAGCCCCGCTGGTTCGGCGGGCAATGGGACAGGTAGATAGATAACCATGATGCAAAGTGTTGATGTCGCCATTATTGGCGGCGGTATGGTGGGACTGACCCTAGCGGCAGCCCTGGCCGATACGGAACTGCGGGTCGCCGTGATTGAAGGAAAGCTACCTGAGACGGCGCTCGAGCCTCTACCGGATGTTCGGGTGTCGGCGCTGAGCCGAGCCAGTGAGCGCATCCTGCGTCGGGTTGATGCCTGGGAAGGAATCGCGGCAAGGCGGATGGCACCCTACAGCAAGATGCAGGTATGGGAGCAGGACAGCTTTGCCAGTATCGCATTCGATGCCGCCCGGCTGGCACAGCCGGACTTGGGGCATATCGTCGAAAACCGGGTGATCCAGCTGTCATTGTTGGATCGTGTCAAGCAGTTGCCGAACGTGACCCTGCTGGCGCCGGAGCGCTGCCAGAGCATCGCCTTTGGCGAGAGTGAAGCGTGGCTTAGCTTGGCATCTGGCCGCAACCTCACGGCCAAGCTGGTGGTGGGGGCCGATGGCGCCAACTCCTGGGTGCGTCAGCAGCTGGCTATCCCTTTGACCCATTGGGATTACGGCCACAGTGCTGTCGTGGCCAACATCCGCTGCAGCGAGCCGCACCAGGACACGGCACGGCAGATCTTCCGTCCGGAAGGGCCGCTGGCCTTCCTGCCGCTGGCCGAGCCGGATCTGTGCTCGATTGTCTGGTCGCTGCCGCCCGAAGAGGCGAGCCGCTTGTGCGAAATGCCGGAGCAGGAATTCAACAAGCGCTTGACCGCAGCATTCGACAACCGTTTGGGGCTGTGCAAGGTCGAGGGCGAACGCCAGGCTTTCCCGCTCAAGATGCGTTATGCCCGTGACTTTGTCCGTGAGCGTGTGGCATTGGTCGGTGATGCCGCCCATACCATCCATCCGTTGGCGGGGCAGGGGGTCAACCTAGGCCTGTTGGATGCTGCCAGCTTGGCCCAGGAGCTCAAGCAGTTGTGGCTGGCAGAGAAAGATATCGGCCGTCAGAGCCACCTGCGCCAATACGAGCGCTGGCGCAAAGCGGAAGCGGCAAAAATGATCGCGGCGATGCAAGGCTTCCGGGATCTGTTCGACGGCAGTCATCCGGCCAAGAAGCTGGTGCGTGATCTGGGCATGCTGTTTGCCGACAAGGCTCCGGGCCTGAAAGACGAATTTATGCGCCGGGCGCTCGGGCTAAGCGGCGAGTTGCCAGAGCTGGCCCGGCACTGAAGCAGATGCCCGCAGGCCTGACGATATACCGCGCGTTCAAAACCGCCGAGCTGGCGGTTTTTTTGTGCCTGCTGTCAGTATGGGTGAAACCCATAACATCTTGACCGGTAAGGGACGAAACAGGGAGGGCCGGGATGATTGATGGAAATGACAAAAAATTGTTATCCAATTTGGTGATTTTCTCCTACATTAAATATCAGGAAAAATACAGAGCTGGCAGTAACCGGCCCAGGCGTTAGTTTTCAGCTTGTTAGCCCTGATAAATACTGGCTTATGCTCGTCCCTGCGATAACTGATACTGCTGGCCCGCATGAGAGTGGCGATAGGCAGGCTTTCATAAGGAAGTTTCACTATGAGCTATATTCCCTCTGAGTTGAAGTTTACCAATACCCATGAATGGGTCCGCCATGAAGGTGACGGGATATTTACGGTGGGTATTACCGATCATGCCCAGTCGCTGCTGGGTGACATGGTGTTTGTCGATCTGCCGGAAATTGACGCAGCGACGGAAGCGGGGGAGGACTGTGCGGTGGCGGAGTCGGTCAAGGCTGCCTCGGATATCTACGCGCCGTTATCTGGGTTTGTGATTGCTATCAATGAAGATTTGGAAAACTCGCCCGAACTGGTCAACAGTGATCCCTATGGTGACGGTTGGTTGTTTCAGCTCAAAGTTGAAGATGACGGGGAGTTTGCCGACTTGCTCGATGCCGACAGCTATTCGGACTTGGTTGATGAAGACAGTGACTAGCCATTGATGGCTGGCCGGATAAAAGAAAAGCCCATCATGGGCTTTTCTTTTTTCTGCGATATCAGCAGTCCTTGAGGCGACGAATTTCTTGGTTGATTTCGTTTACCGTTTGGTAATGGCGCTGTTGTGCCTTCACTGGCACCAGTAGCAGACCATTGTTAAATTCATAGCCGCCCCGACCGTCAATGTAGATCCTTCCACTGAATAAACGACTTACGTGCTTTGCGATCATCTTCGGCACGTAGCGTTTGAACATCCGCATAGTTAGCCAACCTTTCCTTTTGTTTTTGACGGCCAGAATTATAAAACAACGCGCATGATGCTTTTGTGATGCCTTCAGCATAATAGGGATGTTAAATAACCTTGGGTTTACTTTTTCTTTTTTCTATAGCGGTGTGGGCAGATTTTTATTCTGCTGGTGTATGTTATGGGTTAACGTATTGAGAGCGAATATTATTCACGTTTTCTTGCATGGTTTTCAATTAATCAAATACTTTTAGAGACTTATGATTATTGAGCGGCTTGATGGACAAAAAAACAGCAAATTTGTCGGCGGGGAATGGGGACTCAAACATGACAATATTAGGTAGCACGCCGTGCTACATAGATGAAAATGCTGATTGCCATAACTGGACCGATCTGTAAGAAAGCTGCTTTGGATCAAAGATTATTATTGGCATATGCCAATAATAACGGTTTTAGCCATTACCTTCGTAGCCAGCCATGCCTAGACCGAAAATCCAGCGGCGGATCCGGTGCCGCCCCGCTTATAGTTGCTTCAAGCCCAACGGGGTACCGATGTCCGAGCTTGACTCCCTGCCATTGGCAGCCGATGAACTGGAGGCCCTGAGACTGGTTGATCTCAACGGGCTCAGCCAGCAGGACGCAGCACAGGAGCTGGGGGTGTCTCGCCAGACGCTGGGCAATATCGTTGCCGCGGCCAGGCACAAAGTGGCGAGCGCATTGGTAAAAGGTATGGCGCTGGAGCTGGACAGTGCCGCCACGCCAAACAATGAAAAGGAGCCATCATGTTAGTAGCTATCGCCGTCACCCCCAACCATGAGGTGGCCGGGCACTTCGGGAAAGCCGCCGGCTTTGTTGTTTACGATGAGCAAGGAAGACTGGTTGCCGAGCTGATTAACCATGGGCGCAAAGAGGTTGGGTGCAAACACAAAAAGCAGCTTCAGGCCCAATTGGCAGCGCACGATGTAAAGACACTCGTGCTCGGCAATGTCGGCCAGCGCTCGTTGGCTCGCTTGCTGCGCGCCGGCTTTGCGGTGTTCCGAGTACCAAACAGAGCGTCGGTGCAAGATGTCCTGGGCGGTAAGGTTGTGCGGGAGCCATTGCTGGCAGCCGAGCAGGGCCGCCCGTGCAAGCGCGAGAAAGGCGATTGCGGCTGTGGGTGCGGCAGCAAGAAAGCGGCGAAACCCGCTAAAATTGGTATGACGGTAAGCGGTAATGTCAATGTCACTGGACTGACCAAGATCGGAGGCTTCAAGCTATGACCTACTTGTTCACAGTACTGGTTTTTCTGTTGGTAATTGCTGCGATGGCCATCGGCTGGGTGTTCCGCAAAAAAGCCATCCAGGGGAGCTGCGGCGGGCTCGCCAATGTCGGGGTAGATAAGGAGTGTGGCTGCAAGGAGCCATGCGACGAGCACAAGCTCTACCAGATCAGCGAGCCGGAAGCGAAACAGTAACGGGTGACTGAATGAAAAAGCGCAGCTTGCCAGCTGCGCTTTTTTGTCGGCGTTAACTGATCTGCTGTAGCTCTTCAACCCGCAGGGTAACCGCATCGGCGACGCACTGGCGCAACCATTGCAAGCGCGGGTGGTTGGTATTGCGGCGCAGCCAAAGCATGTTGATATCAAAGTCGGGAATGTCGACCGGCGGCCGGCATTGGCTCAGGTTATCGTGGAACACATCGAGCCGGGCCATCAGGGTCGAGACCACGCATAGCAAGTTTCTTCCGCTCAGTAGGTGGCGGATAGTTAGGAAACTGCTGGAGCCTACGGCAATTTGGCGCTGGAAGCCCTGTTGCTGCAGCTGGTTGTCGACGTTGGTCAGTAATTTGCCATCGGGGGAAACCAGTGCCTGCGGTGTCTGGATATAGCGGGCCAGATCTATCGGCGAGGACAGGCCGGTGGCCTTGGCGTCGAACAGGCAAACATGATCTTCGGTATACAGGTATTGGCTGTCGAACTCATGGGGCAGGTTGGTCATCGAGCCGATGATCAGATCGATTTTCTGGCTCTCGGTAGCCTGCTGGTAGTTGTTGCGGTCAACGTTGCAGAAGCTGAGCTGGCTGTGCGGGGCTGCTTCGCGGATGGCATCAAACAGCGCCGGGGCGAACAGCAGCTCAGCATAGTCGGTCAGGCCGATCCGGAAAGTGCCCTGATATTCCTTGGCGGAGAACTTGTCTGGCTGGAGGATCTCGCTGGTGATCAGCTGGAGGATATGCTCCACAACCGGGATGAGTTCCACCGCTTTCTCGGTGGCGATCATCTGGTGGCCGCGGCGCTCGAACAAGGGATCGTCGAGCAGGGCTCGCAACCGCGATAAGTTGTGGCTCATGGCCGATTGGCCAATTGACAATTTTGCGGCGGCTTTGGTGACACTGCGGGTCTCCATCAGGGCCGAGAAGGCGACCAGCAGGTTGAGGTCAATGCCTCGCCAGTTGATATTGTTCATGCAACTCCAGTTTAGCGGCAGATATCGGCAAACAGCGGATCACAGAGCACCAGCAGATCATCGGTGGCCAGCTCGACGCCGGCCATCCGGTCACCGCTGCTGATATTGACCAAAGTGTGGGCGGTGATCTGATGATCGAAAATGACCGGCAGCGGGCGCTTGAGCCCGATGGGGGCCACCGTGCCGATGACCAGCCCGGTGACTTTTTCGACATCGCTGGCATCGGCGCAGGTCATCCGCCGGCAGCCGAACATCGCACGGACTTTTTTCGGGTCAACCTGGGCCGGGCCGGGTACACACGCCAGGACGTGGAATCCTGCCATATCCCGCAGCAAAATGGATTTGACCATCTGCCGGGGATCAACACCGCGCTCGCGGGCGGCTTCCTCAATCGTCTTGGCCGGCTGGCTGTGGTGGAGAAGGCGGTATTCCACGCCTTCCTTGTCCAGGTAATGAGTAACCGGGGTATTCATCGCTTAGCCGTTGTCATCCAGCGAATAAGGCAGGGCTTGCAGGTGCCATACGTCCTCGCCCTCGGCCAAGCGGAAAGTCGTGCCCTCGTCCAGATCGTTGGGTAGCACGACCAATGCCGTGGCCTGGCCATCGGTAAATTGATAGCCGGCCACAATCGTGCCGCCTTTGCGCCAGTTCTCGCCGACGCTGCGCTCCAGGCTGTCACCGGCCTGCGGACCGTGTTCTGCCGGACCGCTGACAATGTACATTGCCCGCTTGTTGATCCCGCGGTACTTGGCGCGGGCCACGGTTTCCTGACCGGTGTAGCAGCCTTTGGTGAAGCTGATCCCGCCGAGGGCCTGCAGGTTTACTGCCTGCGGGATGAACTCAAGCTCGGTGGCGGCATCAACCCGAGGGAACGCGGCGCGGATATCGTACAGATCCCACAGGCTGTCGTCGCTCAGTACGGCAGTGGCTGCCAGCTTGTTGGCAATATCGCCAGCGGCATCGGCATGTAACGCCAGCAGCCAACGCTGGCTGTCGATTTTAACTGCAGTACCGCCATTGACGGCACGGACATCGCCCTCACCTCCGAATAGTTGTGCGATCTGAGCATCGGCTTCGCTGCCGGCAATACCCAGCAGAACATCACTGCTCGCTTCGATATCGACCTTGGAGAAAATGGCGTATTTTTTCAGCTCAGGGAGCTGGGTGGCCATTACGCTGCGGCGCTGCAAGAAGCCATAGCCGTCATTGTGGTGGAACAGGCGGAACACCGTCCGTAGCTTGCCTTTGGCATCGCAATGGCCGGCCAAAGTGCTTTGGTCGGCGGCAAGTCCCACCACATCACAGGTTACCTGGCCGTGCAGGTAAGATTTTTTGTCATCACCGATC
Coding sequences within:
- a CDS encoding 5-formyltetrahydrofolate cyclo-ligase translates to MRSEVPASATRQHLRQQTRARRRQLTPAQQTAAARDLLEHCKQATHLLGAQHIALYLANDGELDTTAVIEWLWRQGKEVYLPVLHPFSKGHLLFLHYTPTTRMTRNRYGIQEPDLDIRLVKPVQELDIICTPLVAFDNTGQRLGMGGGYYDRTLSLWHSEQRGPRPIGLAHDCQQVDNLPFEAWDVPLPEIITPSYHFRW
- the zapA gene encoding cell division protein ZapA, which gives rise to MSNQAVEIQVYGRTFKVNCPAGQEDALRAAAADFDQRLKDLSERTKITNAEQLLMFTGLNICNELHSERQEQQRNAEILSNRINEMEDLLEKALQYQPKR
- a CDS encoding UPF0149 family protein, whose amino-acid sequence is MSDVKLPSYETLEPMLKEQGLAVTPSELHGLLCGMICGGMAVDGEQWLAPVCDYANQGEALTDGAKTVVRSVFSAAASELGGLTQTLFTSTAAELAEMEFAVELLLPAEGSELMLRAEALSEWVTNFISGLGLMGMDKKQLSDDVTEAVAALEEIAQLGIDEDEDMQEQAMLFDNVVAYVPECVLTCLVGLSQRGEAEDETAAKPTLH
- the ubiH gene encoding 2-octaprenyl-6-methoxyphenyl hydroxylase; the protein is MKQYDVVIAGGAMAGATLAIALDKLGGGRLRIAVVEAVEPKLDRHPGYDARSIALSLGSAQLLDTIGCWQALAGVATAISQIHVSDRGHAGIVHLDAREQAVEALGYVVELADAGRIFHHKLAKLDQVDLFCPARIAEIERHQQGIDLVLDNGEQLHSRLLVAADGAQSSVCDMLGLGRSEHDFAQVAVIANVTTEEAHQGRAFERFTPQGPVALLPMSEGRSSLVWCIRPGDQAEVMGWNDETFLAKLQQAFGWRLGRLSQTGVRHAYPLSLRQSQRLTSHRVAVVGNAAQTLHPIAGQGFNLGLRDVMSLAEEVCREWDQTGDAGHIRVLSRYRQRREPDREATVGMTAGLVGVFANDSMPFVAGRNLGLMAMECVDVLKAPLVRRAMGQVDR
- a CDS encoding FAD-dependent 2-octaprenylphenol hydroxylase, which produces MMQSVDVAIIGGGMVGLTLAAALADTELRVAVIEGKLPETALEPLPDVRVSALSRASERILRRVDAWEGIAARRMAPYSKMQVWEQDSFASIAFDAARLAQPDLGHIVENRVIQLSLLDRVKQLPNVTLLAPERCQSIAFGESEAWLSLASGRNLTAKLVVGADGANSWVRQQLAIPLTHWDYGHSAVVANIRCSEPHQDTARQIFRPEGPLAFLPLAEPDLCSIVWSLPPEEASRLCEMPEQEFNKRLTAAFDNRLGLCKVEGERQAFPLKMRYARDFVRERVALVGDAAHTIHPLAGQGVNLGLLDAASLAQELKQLWLAEKDIGRQSHLRQYERWRKAEAAKMIAAMQGFRDLFDGSHPAKKLVRDLGMLFADKAPGLKDEFMRRALGLSGELPELARH
- the gcvH gene encoding glycine cleavage system protein GcvH, translated to MPSELKFTNTHEWVRHEGDGIFTVGITDHAQSLLGDMVFVDLPEIDAATEAGEDCAVAESVKAASDIYAPLSGFVIAINEDLENSPELVNSDPYGDGWLFQLKVEDDGEFADLLDADSYSDLVDEDSD
- a CDS encoding DUF1107 domain-containing protein, with amino-acid sequence MRMFKRYVPKMIAKHVSRLFSGRIYIDGRGGYEFNNGLLLVPVKAQQRHYQTVNEINQEIRRLKDC
- a CDS encoding DUF134 domain-containing protein — protein: MPRPKIQRRIRCRPAYSCFKPNGVPMSELDSLPLAADELEALRLVDLNGLSQQDAAQELGVSRQTLGNIVAAARHKVASALVKGMALELDSAATPNNEKEPSC
- a CDS encoding NifB/NifX family molybdenum-iron cluster-binding protein, coding for MLVAIAVTPNHEVAGHFGKAAGFVVYDEQGRLVAELINHGRKEVGCKHKKQLQAQLAAHDVKTLVLGNVGQRSLARLLRAGFAVFRVPNRASVQDVLGGKVVREPLLAAEQGRPCKREKGDCGCGCGSKKAAKPAKIGMTVSGNVNVTGLTKIGGFKL
- the nqrM gene encoding (Na+)-NQR maturation NqrM codes for the protein MTYLFTVLVFLLVIAAMAIGWVFRKKAIQGSCGGLANVGVDKECGCKEPCDEHKLYQISEPEAKQ
- a CDS encoding LysR family transcriptional regulator; this translates as MNNINWRGIDLNLLVAFSALMETRSVTKAAAKLSIGQSAMSHNLSRLRALLDDPLFERRGHQMIATEKAVELIPVVEHILQLITSEILQPDKFSAKEYQGTFRIGLTDYAELLFAPALFDAIREAAPHSQLSFCNVDRNNYQQATESQKIDLIIGSMTNLPHEFDSQYLYTEDHVCLFDAKATGLSSPIDLARYIQTPQALVSPDGKLLTNVDNQLQQQGFQRQIAVGSSSFLTIRHLLSGRNLLCVVSTLMARLDVFHDNLSQCRPPVDIPDFDINMLWLRRNTNHPRLQWLRQCVADAVTLRVEELQQIS
- a CDS encoding YbaK/EbsC family protein, with protein sequence MNTPVTHYLDKEGVEYRLLHHSQPAKTIEEAARERGVDPRQMVKSILLRDMAGFHVLACVPGPAQVDPKKVRAMFGCRRMTCADASDVEKVTGLVIGTVAPIGLKRPLPVIFDHQITAHTLVNISSGDRMAGVELATDDLLVLCDPLFADICR
- the ygfZ gene encoding tRNA-modifying protein YgfZ, producing the protein MSNWSENLNFDRIPLSSGDSLPSLALIDLSNWALVTLIGDDKKSYLHGQVTCDVVGLAADQSTLAGHCDAKGKLRTVFRLFHHNDGYGFLQRRSVMATQLPELKKYAIFSKVDIEASSDVLLGIAGSEADAQIAQLFGGEGDVRAVNGGTAVKIDSQRWLLALHADAAGDIANKLAATAVLSDDSLWDLYDIRAAFPRVDAATELEFIPQAVNLQALGGISFTKGCYTGQETVARAKYRGINKRAMYIVSGPAEHGPQAGDSLERSVGENWRKGGTIVAGYQFTDGQATALVVLPNDLDEGTTFRLAEGEDVWHLQALPYSLDDNG